In Stenotrophomonas sp. 169, one DNA window encodes the following:
- the cpaB gene encoding Flp pilus assembly protein CpaB has product MLKFTRIAAIVLLALAVLLALIALVVGRRAAEARAPASPPIHSAAEVPQERVVEASGRLIAGSPIELSQVRISVRPHSPAGAYRDTANVVGLVPTQDIAEGTVLQQEFLAQGFSLQVRPGERALAVPVDELVAAGNRILPGDFVDVFLNLKGSQAYGEPEQAQTRLLLSRLRVLSYGAHDLHVPRTQPTGTDEPLQEADSDPRAADIRGSASADNSSRPPEQPARSAVLAVPVAEANRLLLGAQQGKLFLALRNPADTAVADPSLFPVPRTVLAAARGLQDERAAAVSNPENDAFAGLDFDALAGRSGPRPAAAAAASAVATTRRPVPRQAPAGIEIIRGSSTP; this is encoded by the coding sequence ATGCTCAAGTTCACCCGCATCGCCGCCATTGTCCTGCTCGCCCTTGCGGTGCTGCTCGCCCTCATCGCGCTCGTCGTCGGCCGCCGCGCTGCGGAGGCCCGCGCGCCGGCCAGTCCGCCGATCCACAGCGCCGCCGAGGTACCGCAGGAACGGGTTGTCGAGGCCAGTGGGCGGCTGATCGCCGGCAGCCCCATCGAACTGTCGCAGGTCCGCATCAGCGTGCGTCCGCACTCCCCTGCCGGCGCGTACCGCGACACGGCGAACGTGGTCGGCCTGGTGCCTACCCAGGACATCGCCGAAGGCACCGTGCTGCAACAGGAATTCCTCGCGCAGGGGTTCTCCCTGCAGGTCCGCCCGGGTGAGCGCGCGCTTGCCGTGCCGGTCGATGAGCTGGTGGCTGCGGGCAACCGGATCCTGCCGGGCGATTTCGTCGACGTGTTCCTCAACCTCAAAGGCAGCCAGGCCTACGGCGAGCCGGAGCAGGCGCAGACCCGCCTGCTGCTGTCCCGGCTGCGCGTGCTGAGTTACGGCGCACACGATCTGCACGTGCCACGGACGCAACCTACGGGCACGGACGAGCCGCTGCAGGAAGCTGACAGCGACCCGCGCGCGGCGGACATCCGCGGGTCCGCCAGCGCGGACAATAGCAGCCGTCCGCCTGAGCAACCGGCGCGCAGTGCGGTGCTGGCGGTGCCGGTGGCCGAGGCCAATCGCCTGCTGCTCGGCGCACAGCAGGGCAAGTTGTTCCTTGCCCTGCGCAATCCCGCCGACACGGCCGTCGCCGACCCCAGCCTGTTCCCGGTGCCGCGCACGGTGCTGGCCGCTGCGCGCGGACTGCAGGACGAACGCGCTGCCGCGGTCTCGAACCCGGAGAACGACGCGTTCGCCGGTCTGGATTTCGACGCGCTGGCAGGGCGCAGCGGGCCGCGTCCCGCCGCAGCGGCAGCCGCCAGCGCGGTCGCCACAACCCGGCGTCCAGTGCCACGACAGGCACCGGCCGGCATCGAAATCATCCGCGGCAGCAGCACCCCTTGA
- a CDS encoding TadE family protein: MNVRFPARSARPSRQRGVVTLEFAFMLMLGVLPLLFLTYTGVMMMAVQQTLATASAEGARASLRFGTAQQRRVGACQAAQRSMQWLLAYAGQTPDCSNGGSAPILVSQPTPCVGMADAHCIQVSVSYDYGAHPFLPGTGRLYGWAMDRPIRSIAVAQLDLGSN; the protein is encoded by the coding sequence ATGAACGTCCGCTTCCCTGCCCGCTCTGCCCGCCCTTCCCGCCAGCGCGGCGTGGTCACCCTCGAATTCGCCTTCATGCTGATGCTCGGCGTGTTGCCGTTGCTGTTCCTGACCTACACCGGCGTGATGATGATGGCCGTGCAGCAGACCTTGGCCACGGCCTCGGCAGAAGGGGCGCGTGCATCGCTTCGTTTCGGCACCGCACAGCAGCGCCGCGTCGGCGCCTGCCAGGCCGCACAGCGTTCCATGCAGTGGCTGCTCGCCTATGCCGGGCAGACCCCGGACTGCAGCAACGGCGGCAGCGCCCCCATCCTCGTTTCCCAGCCCACGCCCTGCGTCGGCATGGCCGACGCCCACTGCATCCAGGTGTCGGTGAGCTACGACTACGGTGCGCACCCCTTCCTTCCGGGAACCGGGCGCCTGTACGGCTGGGCCATGGACCGTCCGATCCGCAGCATCGCCGTCGCCCAACTCGACCTGGGCAGTAACTGA
- a CDS encoding A24 family peptidase: protein MTALSLLAMVLCLRIVISDLYARRVPNLWLLVAAGTGVVIITTSALTSSDSDPMRHVLGLLIGFAALIPFYAIRWMGAGDVKFFAVVGLLLGWQALLPVWIVASLLAGVHAVAVSAWRALQGLLPVRMVLARQQWESQLHERPAIQRMHSARQGRAGIPYAAYLGAAAMAWVLWTVAGGVR, encoded by the coding sequence ATGACCGCCTTGAGCTTGTTGGCCATGGTGCTGTGCCTGCGGATCGTGATCAGCGATCTCTACGCACGTCGTGTTCCCAATCTCTGGCTGCTGGTGGCGGCGGGCACCGGGGTCGTGATCATCACGACCTCGGCGCTGACATCGTCCGACAGCGATCCGATGCGCCACGTCCTCGGCCTGTTGATCGGCTTTGCCGCCTTGATTCCGTTCTACGCCATCCGCTGGATGGGCGCGGGCGACGTCAAGTTCTTCGCCGTGGTGGGGCTGCTGCTCGGCTGGCAGGCGCTGCTACCCGTCTGGATCGTAGCCAGCCTGCTGGCGGGCGTGCATGCCGTCGCTGTGTCCGCCTGGCGTGCGCTGCAGGGCCTGCTGCCGGTCCGGATGGTGCTCGCGCGACAGCAGTGGGAAAGCCAGCTGCACGAACGTCCGGCGATACAGCGCATGCACAGTGCCCGGCAAGGGCGTGCCGGGATTCCGTATGCCGCCTACCTGGGTGCGGCTGCCATGGCCTGGGTGCTCTGGACTGTTGCCGGGGGCGTCCGATGA
- a CDS encoding Flp family type IVb pilin, producing the protein MNASIRKFLKEEDGVTALEYGLLAALIAGVLVTVAGEKIQPFFEALFDKLATAANVTVPAGGGSAQN; encoded by the coding sequence ATGAATGCATCCATCCGCAAGTTCCTGAAAGAAGAAGACGGCGTTACCGCGCTGGAATACGGCCTGCTGGCCGCGCTCATCGCCGGCGTACTCGTCACCGTCGCCGGAGAGAAGATCCAGCCTTTCTTCGAAGCACTGTTCGACAAACTCGCAACGGCAGCCAACGTCACCGTTCCTGCTGGCGGCGGCAGCGCCCAGAACTGA
- a CDS encoding helix-turn-helix domain-containing protein, with protein MADGVGSVGEDGLRPMDLATLGNVLRVCDVELVLLDGNGPRAGIDARVHDEALFCHVATGFQVRGRFMLPPDWAMVGYVHAADPDRSWCHGVPLAAGTVLTVLPEGISEFALGAGTRITLMLVAAARLQRKLTELSLRSTPPSGQALNLFGIADDAGLADHYRELQAALTAGNSAGLAAQASDGLLHEHVQALLAAGPGEQAMNTRARRTHYLIVQRAENFMRLNLRHNIYMNEICDAAGVSERGLRYAFEDLFGLSPNRYLSMLRLSAACRGLSMADGGRRSVKAIALSCGLWDLSRFADNYRKVFGELPRDTLMRAPGATGQST; from the coding sequence ATGGCAGATGGTGTTGGAAGCGTTGGCGAAGACGGATTGCGGCCGATGGACCTGGCGACGCTCGGCAATGTGCTGCGCGTGTGCGATGTGGAGCTGGTGCTGCTTGATGGCAACGGCCCGCGCGCGGGCATCGACGCACGCGTGCACGACGAGGCGCTGTTCTGCCATGTGGCGACCGGGTTCCAGGTGCGTGGTCGCTTCATGCTGCCGCCCGACTGGGCGATGGTGGGGTATGTCCATGCCGCTGATCCCGATCGCAGCTGGTGCCACGGTGTACCGCTGGCGGCCGGCACGGTGCTGACCGTGCTGCCCGAGGGCATCAGCGAATTCGCATTGGGCGCCGGAACACGCATCACGCTGATGCTTGTCGCTGCCGCGCGGTTGCAGCGCAAATTGACCGAGCTCAGCCTGCGATCCACGCCGCCGTCAGGGCAGGCGCTGAATCTGTTCGGCATCGCCGACGATGCCGGCCTAGCGGATCACTACCGGGAACTGCAGGCAGCGTTGACCGCTGGCAACAGTGCGGGCCTGGCTGCGCAGGCAAGCGACGGCCTGTTGCACGAACATGTGCAGGCACTGCTTGCCGCGGGACCGGGCGAGCAGGCGATGAACACCCGGGCGCGACGGACGCACTACCTCATCGTGCAGCGCGCCGAGAACTTCATGCGCTTGAACCTGCGCCACAACATCTACATGAACGAGATCTGCGATGCGGCGGGCGTGAGCGAGCGCGGCCTGCGTTACGCGTTCGAAGATCTGTTCGGCCTCTCGCCGAACCGCTACCTGTCGATGCTGCGCCTGTCTGCTGCCTGCCGCGGGCTGTCGATGGCGGACGGCGGACGTCGCTCGGTGAAGGCCATCGCATTGAGTTGCGGCCTGTGGGATCTGTCCCGGTTTGCCGACAACTACCGCAAGGTGTTCGGTGAGCTGCCACGCGATACGTTGATGCGTGCGCCGGGCGCGACGGGCCAGTCCACCTGA
- a CDS encoding YadA-like family protein, whose translation MNRIFRLVWSKQLRAMVVASELATGAHGGTSSLIDQRPGLPAPATLAIAMVLALCAGSAAAAENSQTMRDLHALAAKYTQQAPVKIDADAALAVLAGQQAARPLVDVDASVNLRLAADLPIVRHALPAKVQVAAAVRAEASAAKPVIAAGAVASVTDPRRAVPAMAVNAAVQAGGAADQPASGVQAVVAAALSDGRTATGSSNAHVAAEAAVRLAAKEEDPIATDVVVNAALDAGPAGGVSVAADAHVLGAADRNPKRVLQASASAQASGLNLGNVVGGVGSLLGGVGSAVGGLVQGDLGTVVGGIGAGVGGLVGGVTDGLGLSAPSAIPPDSPKAPRPAAPNTGLVIGSGGVVGTLSTLVGPTLQSVLGGDGFVRNGGLSVSSANVQQTYSVTNVLGLPVVNLTPVGTLLDGLGGATTGGSSHLTLIGGVTSDSYIYNINNGDPNGLLGLLLPGQAPEWAASCLNVLGAVSVDCWAVNPAQDFQVLMGDGAYANGSREVVIGANASHRLPQQDANIAFPGNGINDPGNPTGVPTADYAARMGHSVIVGDSASGTANGQVLLGAEATSSEANSVALGYRSSALRGAQASYNAYGLDTAQVSSGEVSVGFAGGERQITHVAAGSLASDAVNVAQLQGAVELINAAGVMAVTYDDDGTGLPNFRRATLGGGTGTTTLANIADGMDANDAVNVSQLEAMEQGAVRYDVAADDSVDYRSATLGNGSGTTRLSNLADGMVAAASTEAVTGAQLSTTNDALSAFFGGTTSYDPATALFTAPQFAITSVAADGGQAAGVYDNANDAFDAVGGSLVNLNTQISDIRNGEASRFFKVNSIGVDAAAPGTESVAIGGGASAMAGNAVALGAGSVADRADSVSIGALGAARQLTNVADATESNDAVNLGQLQASEQGALRYDIAADGSIDYRTATLGNGTATTLSNLAAGEVAATSSEAINGAQLFAASQSAATHLGGGAGVDATGGITAPTYTLNSVAVDGSVSSGDYNDVGSAFDAVSTSLANVADKTDTVDRLAVKYDADASGNASNAITLAGDGSGGAVQLGNLADGSIGAGSRQAVTGNQLFATHQTVANYFGGTTVYDGATNTWTAPTFRISSIATDGSVVGSDYGNVTVAFSAVDSSLQNINQRIDTIGGGGSAFLAVNSSKSGATAAGTDAVAVGPQASAAGTASVAIGDGASAAADNSVALGAGSVAATGAQAGYTGAFGAAGSSSSAGEVSLGSTGSERQLTHVADGSARYDAVNVGQLQNGVQYAIDESRSYTDQQITNINNGSAGMFQVNNSQALANPSASGSNAAAGGAGANAAGANATALGNGAQAQADNTVALGAGSVANRANTVSVGSAGAERQIANVADGSQATDAVNVRQLQASQQGTIRYDSTTSGATDFSSVTLGQAGSGPTQVRNVAAGSAGTDAVNVDQLRSGMSQTLDWSKAYTDERIDSFDRNLKRTDDRASAGVASAMAVAALPQPSEAGRSMASFAAGSFNGESGMALGISGVSDGGRWIYKFSGSTNTRGDGGVAMGAGIQW comes from the coding sequence ATGAATCGTATTTTCCGACTGGTGTGGAGCAAGCAGCTGCGCGCCATGGTCGTGGCCTCTGAACTGGCCACCGGCGCCCACGGCGGCACCTCTTCACTCATCGATCAGCGCCCTGGGCTGCCCGCCCCGGCCACGCTCGCCATTGCCATGGTATTGGCGCTGTGCGCCGGCTCGGCTGCCGCTGCGGAGAACAGCCAGACGATGCGTGATCTGCACGCCCTGGCCGCGAAGTACACACAGCAGGCACCGGTGAAGATCGATGCCGATGCCGCCTTGGCCGTCCTTGCCGGCCAACAGGCGGCACGACCGCTTGTCGACGTCGATGCGAGTGTCAACCTGCGACTTGCGGCCGACCTGCCGATTGTCCGCCACGCGCTGCCCGCGAAGGTGCAGGTCGCAGCGGCGGTGCGGGCAGAGGCATCGGCGGCGAAGCCGGTCATCGCGGCGGGTGCCGTCGCTTCCGTCACCGATCCGCGCCGCGCCGTACCTGCGATGGCAGTGAACGCAGCCGTGCAGGCCGGTGGTGCAGCCGATCAGCCGGCGAGTGGCGTGCAGGCCGTCGTCGCTGCCGCGCTGTCGGATGGCAGAACCGCTACCGGTAGCAGCAACGCCCACGTCGCGGCAGAAGCGGCCGTGCGCCTCGCCGCGAAGGAGGAAGATCCGATTGCGACCGACGTGGTGGTCAATGCCGCCCTGGATGCGGGTCCTGCCGGCGGTGTATCCGTTGCCGCCGACGCCCATGTGCTCGGTGCCGCCGATCGCAACCCGAAGCGGGTCCTCCAGGCATCTGCCAGCGCGCAGGCCAGTGGCTTGAACCTGGGCAACGTGGTGGGCGGTGTCGGCTCGCTGCTGGGCGGCGTCGGCAGTGCAGTGGGCGGACTGGTGCAGGGTGACTTGGGAACGGTGGTGGGCGGCATTGGCGCCGGCGTGGGCGGACTGGTCGGCGGGGTCACCGACGGGCTTGGCCTGAGCGCACCTTCGGCCATTCCGCCGGATAGCCCGAAGGCACCGCGACCGGCCGCGCCGAACACGGGCCTGGTCATCGGCAGCGGTGGCGTGGTCGGTACGCTGTCCACGCTGGTCGGGCCGACGTTGCAGAGTGTGCTGGGCGGCGATGGCTTCGTCCGTAATGGCGGGTTGTCGGTAAGCAGCGCCAACGTGCAGCAGACCTACTCGGTCACCAATGTGCTGGGCCTGCCGGTGGTCAACCTGACCCCGGTCGGCACGTTGCTTGACGGACTGGGTGGCGCCACCACCGGTGGCAGCTCGCACCTGACGCTGATCGGCGGCGTCACCTCTGACAGCTATATCTACAACATCAACAACGGTGACCCGAACGGGCTGCTGGGCCTGCTGCTTCCGGGCCAGGCGCCGGAGTGGGCGGCATCATGCCTGAACGTGCTGGGCGCCGTCTCGGTGGACTGCTGGGCCGTCAATCCGGCGCAGGACTTCCAGGTGCTGATGGGCGATGGCGCCTATGCCAACGGGTCGCGCGAAGTGGTGATCGGCGCCAATGCCAGCCACCGACTGCCGCAGCAGGATGCCAACATTGCCTTCCCCGGCAACGGCATCAATGATCCAGGCAATCCCACCGGCGTGCCGACGGCGGATTACGCCGCACGGATGGGCCACTCGGTGATCGTCGGTGACAGCGCCAGCGGCACCGCCAACGGCCAGGTGTTGCTGGGCGCGGAGGCGACGTCCAGCGAAGCCAACAGTGTCGCGCTGGGTTACCGCTCCAGTGCGTTGCGCGGTGCGCAGGCCAGCTACAACGCCTATGGGCTGGATACCGCACAGGTGTCCAGTGGCGAAGTGTCGGTCGGTTTCGCCGGCGGCGAGCGGCAGATCACCCATGTCGCGGCGGGCAGCCTCGCCAGCGATGCGGTCAACGTGGCACAGCTGCAGGGCGCGGTCGAACTGATCAACGCAGCAGGCGTCATGGCCGTCACGTACGACGATGATGGCACCGGCCTGCCCAACTTCCGCCGTGCCACGCTGGGCGGGGGGACGGGCACGACCACCTTGGCCAACATCGCCGACGGCATGGACGCCAACGATGCGGTGAATGTCAGCCAGCTGGAGGCCATGGAGCAGGGCGCGGTGCGCTATGACGTAGCCGCCGATGACAGCGTGGACTACCGCAGTGCCACGCTGGGGAACGGCAGCGGCACGACCCGGCTGAGCAACCTGGCCGACGGCATGGTTGCCGCGGCCAGCACCGAAGCGGTCACCGGCGCGCAGCTCTCCACTACCAATGATGCGCTGTCGGCGTTCTTCGGCGGCACCACGTCCTATGACCCCGCTACCGCGCTGTTCACTGCGCCGCAGTTCGCCATCACCTCGGTGGCAGCGGACGGCGGGCAGGCAGCAGGCGTGTACGACAATGCCAACGACGCGTTCGACGCGGTCGGCGGATCGCTGGTCAACCTCAACACGCAGATCAGCGACATCCGCAATGGGGAGGCGTCGCGCTTCTTCAAAGTCAATTCGATCGGGGTGGATGCGGCGGCGCCGGGCACGGAGTCGGTCGCCATCGGGGGCGGCGCCAGCGCAATGGCGGGCAATGCCGTGGCCCTCGGTGCGGGCAGCGTGGCGGATCGCGCCGACAGCGTGTCCATCGGCGCGCTGGGTGCCGCGCGCCAGCTGACCAACGTGGCCGATGCCACCGAAAGCAACGATGCGGTCAATCTGGGGCAGCTGCAGGCTTCTGAACAGGGCGCGCTGCGCTACGACATCGCGGCCGATGGCAGCATCGACTACCGCACGGCCACCCTGGGCAACGGCACCGCGACCACGCTGAGCAACCTCGCGGCGGGCGAGGTGGCGGCCACCAGCAGCGAGGCGATCAACGGGGCCCAGTTGTTCGCGGCCAGCCAGTCCGCCGCAACGCATCTGGGCGGGGGCGCCGGCGTGGATGCGACGGGTGGCATCACGGCCCCGACCTATACGCTCAACAGCGTGGCGGTTGACGGTTCCGTCAGCAGCGGCGACTACAACGATGTGGGTAGCGCCTTCGACGCGGTGAGTACCTCACTCGCCAATGTCGCCGACAAGACCGACACCGTGGACCGGCTGGCCGTGAAGTACGACGCCGATGCCTCCGGCAACGCGAGCAACGCCATCACCCTGGCCGGTGACGGCAGCGGTGGCGCGGTGCAGCTGGGCAACCTGGCCGACGGCAGCATCGGCGCGGGCAGCCGGCAGGCGGTGACCGGCAACCAGTTGTTCGCCACCCACCAGACCGTCGCCAACTACTTCGGAGGTACGACCGTGTATGACGGCGCAACCAATACCTGGACCGCACCGACGTTCCGCATCTCGTCCATCGCCACCGATGGGTCGGTGGTTGGCAGCGACTACGGCAATGTCACCGTCGCGTTCTCTGCCGTGGACTCGTCGCTGCAGAACATCAACCAGCGCATCGACACCATCGGCGGCGGCGGAAGCGCGTTCCTCGCGGTCAACTCGAGCAAGTCCGGCGCCACCGCCGCAGGCACCGACGCGGTAGCCGTGGGGCCGCAGGCCAGTGCGGCCGGGACGGCCAGCGTGGCGATCGGCGATGGCGCCAGCGCGGCGGCCGACAACAGCGTGGCCCTCGGTGCCGGATCGGTCGCCGCGACGGGAGCGCAAGCCGGCTACACCGGGGCGTTCGGTGCCGCAGGCAGCAGCAGCTCGGCGGGTGAAGTGTCGCTCGGCAGCACCGGCAGCGAGCGGCAGCTCACCCATGTGGCCGATGGATCGGCGCGCTACGACGCGGTGAACGTCGGCCAGCTGCAGAACGGTGTGCAGTACGCTATCGACGAGTCCAGGAGCTACACCGACCAGCAGATCACCAACATCAACAACGGCAGCGCCGGGATGTTCCAGGTGAACAACTCGCAGGCGCTGGCCAATCCGTCGGCGAGCGGCAGCAACGCTGCCGCCGGTGGCGCAGGCGCCAACGCCGCCGGGGCGAATGCCACGGCATTGGGCAACGGCGCGCAGGCACAGGCAGACAACACGGTTGCGCTGGGTGCGGGGTCGGTCGCGAACCGCGCCAACACGGTGTCGGTGGGCAGCGCGGGGGCGGAGCGGCAGATCGCCAACGTGGCCGACGGCAGCCAGGCCACCGATGCGGTGAACGTCCGCCAACTGCAGGCCTCGCAACAGGGCACGATCCGCTACGACAGCACCACCAGCGGCGCCACCGATTTCAGCAGCGTCACCTTGGGCCAGGCGGGCAGTGGCCCGACCCAGGTCCGCAACGTGGCGGCCGGCTCGGCGGGCACGGATGCGGTCAACGTCGATCAGCTCCGCAGCGGCATGTCGCAGACGCTGGACTGGTCGAAGGCATACACAGACGAACGCATCGACAGCTTCGACCGCAACCTGAAGCGCACCGACGACCGTGCGTCGGCCGGCGTCGCATCGGCCATGGCGGTGGCTGCATTGCCGCAGCCCAGTGAGGCCGGCCGCAGCATGGCCTCCTTCGCGGCGGGCAGCTTCAACGGCGAGTCGGGCATGGCACTGGGCATTTCCGGCGTCTCCGATGGCGGGCGCTGGATCTACAAGTTCAGCGGGTCGACCAACACCCGCGGCGACGGCGGTGTCGCCATGGGTGCCGGCATCCAGTGGTAA
- a CDS encoding OmpA family protein, protein MNRSLHHAHAVRCMLAAVALGLAALTGCRSHATAGADSMAFPPPAKASLKEGVFADPADLRRFSPGMSKRQLYALLGTPHFNEGMWGVREWNYLFNFRMPQGGEYFTCQFQVRFDDKGVAQGGYWKPQSCAALVEPPTVPAAAAQPAALPREPLRLSADALFAFDSAALSAAGRQAVDGVVGQVQRASRVQHIDVVGYSDRIGTTAYNLDLSRRRADAVRSALVEGGVDPTAIRADGRGDAEPLVQCAQRSHAQLIACLAPNRRVQISGRARMD, encoded by the coding sequence ATGAACAGATCACTCCATCACGCTCACGCCGTGCGCTGCATGCTCGCGGCAGTGGCCCTGGGCCTTGCTGCCCTCACCGGCTGCCGCAGCCATGCGACGGCGGGTGCCGACAGCATGGCCTTTCCGCCGCCCGCCAAGGCGTCGTTGAAAGAGGGCGTCTTCGCCGATCCGGCCGACCTGCGGCGCTTCTCGCCCGGCATGAGCAAGCGGCAGCTGTACGCCCTTCTGGGCACGCCGCATTTCAACGAAGGCATGTGGGGCGTACGCGAGTGGAACTACCTGTTCAATTTCCGCATGCCACAGGGTGGCGAATACTTCACGTGCCAGTTCCAGGTGCGCTTCGATGACAAGGGCGTCGCCCAGGGCGGCTACTGGAAGCCACAGTCGTGCGCGGCGCTGGTCGAGCCGCCGACGGTGCCGGCTGCAGCAGCCCAGCCCGCCGCGTTGCCGCGTGAACCCCTGCGCCTTTCGGCCGACGCGCTGTTCGCGTTTGACAGTGCAGCGCTCAGCGCGGCAGGTCGGCAGGCGGTGGACGGGGTGGTGGGCCAGGTGCAACGCGCCAGCCGGGTCCAGCACATCGACGTGGTGGGCTATTCCGATCGTATCGGAACGACTGCCTACAACCTGGACCTGTCGCGGCGCCGCGCCGATGCGGTGCGCAGTGCCTTGGTGGAAGGCGGTGTGGACCCCACGGCCATCCGGGCCGACGGGCGCGGCGATGCCGAGCCCCTGGTCCAGTGCGCGCAGCGAAGCCACGCGCAGCTGATCGCGTGCCTGGCGCCCAACCGACGGGTGCAGATATCCGGCCGTGCGCGGATGGACTGA
- a CDS encoding M14 family metallocarboxypeptidase has protein sequence MSPEAFYPVGTPGQPWGEAERAQWRARQQRLRRFDDDVLPRIDALSSRFERVQYGALDYAGDRYPLLALRSQPWDPALPAALVTGGVHGYETSGVMGALEFLEQRAADYAGRINLLVIPCVNPWGYERINRWNFDAIDPNRNFRADGPARESTAVVELVAPLKSQFVLHIDLHETTDSDESEFRPAVAARDGKPFEPGLIPDGFYLVDDTENPQPAFQQAVIRAVEQVTHIAPADAQGEIIGSKVVSHGVIEYPLVALGLCAGITGARFTTTTEVYPDSPRATAQQCNDAQVTAVTAALDHALGQVAGG, from the coding sequence ATGTCGCCTGAAGCGTTCTATCCCGTGGGTACACCGGGTCAGCCCTGGGGCGAAGCCGAACGTGCGCAGTGGCGTGCACGCCAGCAGCGGCTGCGGCGATTCGACGACGACGTGCTGCCGCGGATCGATGCCCTGTCGTCGCGCTTCGAACGCGTGCAGTACGGTGCGTTGGACTACGCCGGGGACCGCTATCCGCTGCTCGCGCTGCGCAGCCAGCCATGGGATCCGGCCCTGCCGGCGGCGCTGGTGACTGGTGGCGTGCACGGCTATGAAACCAGTGGCGTGATGGGGGCACTTGAGTTTCTTGAGCAGCGCGCCGCCGACTACGCCGGCCGCATCAATCTGCTGGTGATTCCCTGCGTCAATCCGTGGGGCTATGAGCGCATCAACCGGTGGAACTTCGATGCGATCGACCCGAACCGCAATTTCCGCGCGGATGGCCCTGCACGTGAATCCACGGCGGTGGTCGAGCTGGTGGCACCGCTGAAGTCACAGTTCGTGCTGCACATCGACCTGCATGAGACCACGGACAGCGACGAGAGCGAGTTCCGCCCCGCGGTCGCTGCACGCGATGGCAAGCCCTTCGAGCCGGGCCTGATCCCCGATGGCTTCTATCTGGTGGATGACACCGAAAACCCGCAGCCGGCGTTCCAGCAGGCGGTGATCCGCGCGGTGGAGCAGGTCACCCACATCGCGCCGGCCGACGCCCAGGGCGAGATCATCGGCTCAAAGGTGGTGTCACACGGGGTGATCGAGTACCCGCTGGTGGCGCTGGGCCTGTGTGCGGGCATCACCGGGGCGCGTTTCACCACCACCACCGAGGTGTATCCGGACAGTCCGCGGGCGACCGCACAACAGTGCAACGACGCCCAGGTAACGGCGGTCACGGCGGCGTTGGACCACGCGCTCGGCCAGGTCGCCGGTGGGTGA